The proteins below are encoded in one region of Benincasa hispida cultivar B227 unplaced genomic scaffold, ASM972705v1 Contig189, whole genome shotgun sequence:
- the LOC120069060 gene encoding uncharacterized protein LOC120069060, with protein sequence MCNTFSIPGITPDGIRLYFFPYTLRDEAKRWAHSLEPNEITSWDKFMEQFMKKFFPTAVNARRCKDVLNFKQMDNETLSTTRVHFRRLVKNCPHIGIPDCILMETFYNGLNRSTQVVADASAAEGLMDKTYTEAKVILDRILRNTVDWVDDGYGGRDPERRRNDITFVSADTMKTLATQMVVVSSLLQMMAINQGGLSQSSAQPNAPVQVAAISCVQCGGGHAVEMCPSNPQQVFSIQKNLYSNTYNLGWWNHPNFGWGRNQNQGGLNNHQNNNSGNRGNPPSFHQNQNQRQPQNQPSSSNTSVKSSSLESLLKQYIEKNDVVMQLQTSSIRNLEIQVRQFATELHNRIPKTLPSNSEALGSHGKEQCP encoded by the coding sequence ATGTGCAACACTTTCTCCATCCCTGGCATCACCCCCGATGGAATTAGACTTTACTTCTTCCCATACACACTAagggatgaggcaaagaggtgggctcattcgttggagccaaatgaaataaCGTCATGGGACAAGTTTATGGAacagttcatgaagaaattcttccctaCAGCAGTCAATGCAAGGAGATGCAAGGATGTGCTGAATTTCAAGCAAATGGATAATGAGACTCTAAGCACCACTCGTGTGCATTTCagaaggttggtgaaaaatTGTCCGCATATAGGGATACCTGATTGCATTCTGATGGAGACATTTTATAACGGCCTGAATCGATCAACACAAGtcgttgctgatgcctccgcagCGGAAGGACTTATGGATAAGACCTACACagaagccaaggtcatccttgatcgcattttgCGAAACACGGTTGACTGGGTGGATGACGGGTATGGGGGAAGAGACccagagagaagaagaaatgacaTCACCTTTGTATCAGCAGATACAATGAAAACTTTGGCCACACAAATGGTCGTGGTATCCTCTCTCCTACAAATGATGGCAATTAATCAAGGTGGCCTCTCTCAAAGTTCAGCGCAACCCAATGCGCCGGTgcaagtggccgcaataagttgcGTCCAATGTGGAGGGGGCCATGCTGTAGAGATGTGTCCATCGAACCCGCAACAAGTGTTTTCTATCCAGAAGAACCTTTATAGCAACACTTACAATCTCGGTTGGTggaatcaccctaacttcggttggggaagAAATCAAAACCAAGGGGGCCTGAATAACCATCAGAACAACAATTCCGGGAATCGAGGAAATCCTCCGTCTTTTCATCAGAATCAGAATCAAAGACAACCGCAAAACCAACCGTCCTCATCGAACACCTCTGTGAAATCATCATCATTGGAGTCCCTACTGAAacagtatattgagaaaaacgatGTTGTCATGCAGTTGCAGACGTCTTCAATAAGgaacttggagatccaagtcAGGCAATTCGCAACCGAGCTTCACAACAGAATACCCAAAACACTGCCAAGTAATTCAGAAGCCCTAGGATCtcatgggaaggaacaatgtccttga